Proteins co-encoded in one Papaver somniferum cultivar HN1 chromosome 5, ASM357369v1, whole genome shotgun sequence genomic window:
- the LOC113279998 gene encoding uncharacterized protein LOC113279998: MPTSAGTAWVSWRKLDRFVSTCLKATFTEIISGDVLGLGTSKEIRDFLHTSFRTQYLARKNILRTQLHGIIKGNQSVVVYLQKIKSIDDSSAAIGEKVNDADLMMFVMNGLGPEYDVFVISSQNRETPYSFGELKAKLLSHEQFLSERQHHHTTVYDAQNVTAKHSRNNSNGHNRRNGNGNDGNYRPSQYQHGSS, from the exons ATGCCGACTTCCGCTGGAACTG CATGGGTTTCTTGGAGAAAGTTAGACAGGTTTGTTTCCACATGTCTTAAAGCAACATTTACTGAAATTATTAGTGGTGATGTTCTTGGTCTTGGCACTTCAAAAGAGATAAGGGATTTCTTGCATACTAGCTTCAGAACTCAGTATCTTGCTAGGAAAAACATTTTAAGAACTCAATTACATGGAATTATAAAGGGTAATCAATCAGTTGTAGTATATCTTCAAAAGATAAAGTCAATTGATGATTCTTCGGCTGCAATTGGAGAAAAGGTTAATGATGCAGACTTAATGATGTTTGTCATGAATGGTTTAGGTCCTGAATATGATGTGTTTGTTATATCCTCACAGAACAGAGAAACACCATATAGTTTTGGTGAACTAAAAGCAAAACTCTTGTCCCATGAACAGTTTTTGAGTGAAAGACAACATCATCATACTACTGTGTATGATGCACAAAATGTTACTGCTAAACATTCAAGAAATAATTCAAATGGTCATAACAGAAGAAATGGTAATGGAAATGATGGAAACTATAGGCCTAGTCAGTATCAACATGGTTCTAGTTAA